GGGAATGGTGTATAGCATCCCTCCCCAGGCCACGGTGTTGGAGGCCCTCAGGAAGCTGGCCGAGCACGACATCGGGGCCCTTTTGGTTATGGAGGGGGATAGGCTTCTCGGCATCTTCTCCGAGCGGGACTATGCCCGGAAACTGGTCCTCCTGGGCCGGTTTTCCAAGGACACCCGGGTGGAGGAGGTCATGACCCCTGAGGTGGTCACCGTGACCCCCGAGACCTCCCTGGAGGAGGCCATGCGCCTGATGACCGAACACCGCATGCGGCACCTTCCGGTTCTGGAGGAAGGCAAGGTGGTGGGCGTGGTCTCCATTGGGGATGCGGTCAAGGCCATCATCACCGAGCAGGAGGTCCTGATTGAGGAGCTTTCCCGTTACGTGATGGAAAACCGCTAATCGCGCAACAACCAGGTAAGGAAAAGGCTCACCAGGGATAGGATCAGGGCTCCAATCAGGGCCCCGGTGAATCCGTGCACCTCGAGGGCGGTGGCCTGGGCCACCAGGTAGAGCACTATCCCGTTGACCACCAAGGTGAAAAGCCCCAGGGTCAAGAGGTTTAAGGGTAGGGTTAGGAAAAGGAGAATGGGCCGCAGTAGGGCGTTGGCCAGTCCCCATATGGCCCCCGCCACCAGATAATCCAGAAGGCCCGCTCCTGGGGTAAAGGAGACCCCCGGGTATACCAGGCTCACCACCCAAAGGGCCAGGGTGTTTAGGAGAAGCCGTGCCAGTAGGCCGCGCACGGCTTTAGCTTACCCCAAGATCCCCCACCCCCCTTGACAGTTTTGTTTTGGTCTGGTAGTTTTTTCTTTGCGCTGCCTGCT
Above is a genomic segment from Thermus albus containing:
- a CDS encoding CBS domain-containing protein — encoded protein: MTVRQVLVRKGGMVYSIPPQATVLEALRKLAEHDIGALLVMEGDRLLGIFSERDYARKLVLLGRFSKDTRVEEVMTPEVVTVTPETSLEEAMRLMTEHRMRHLPVLEEGKVVGVVSIGDAVKAIITEQEVLIEELSRYVMENR
- a CDS encoding phage holin family protein yields the protein MRGLLARLLLNTLALWVVSLVYPGVSFTPGAGLLDYLVAGAIWGLANALLRPILLFLTLPLNLLTLGLFTLVVNGIVLYLVAQATALEVHGFTGALIGALILSLVSLFLTWLLRD